A window of the Miscanthus floridulus cultivar M001 chromosome 14, ASM1932011v1, whole genome shotgun sequence genome harbors these coding sequences:
- the LOC136504950 gene encoding uncharacterized protein translates to MYHVFCFLQIQINTGGHKCASTTRVEDITMANIKWVAERAVQFLKKKPGMGATEMKKELKFKYGIDVNYHTVYKGTKRASDKLFGKISDSFDWLYRFKAEIELRSPGSVVEIDTTTDEEGKVRFSRFFCAFKACIDGFVNGCRPYISMDSTALNGMWNGHMPAALALDGHNWMFPLAFGFFESETKDNWVWFMQQLRKAIGPMDPLAICTDACKGLESAVKLVFPQAEMRECFRHLMENMKKYYSGDVYGKNMWPAARAYSPHKHKYFFDKVLAASQGVQKWLDEHHPFLWARSKFSPDIKCDYINNNLAESWNSWIKEHKDLPLHCMADAIREKIMVLFGKRRKISLALPQGILPAVILQLNAASRGLGHMNITKGHPTEAEVTEVYKDEDVRRHVVYLPQKICTCRQWQLTGKPCPHALTVITSMRQPDMGSYVDNCYSVAKFQAAYAGIIPSITDRNQWPEDKKGYKVHAPVQKEKKKKPGRLRINRIKPASETGGRATRQVQCPNCKEYGHRATSSKCPLNGTKKRCPLTVRCNMH, encoded by the coding sequence ATGTACCATGTTTTCTGTTTTTTGCAGATTCAAATAAATACTGGGGGGCACAAGTGTGCATCTACAACAAGGGTTGAGGACATAACAATGGCCAATATCAAATGGGTAGCAGAAAGGGCAGTTCAATTCTTGAAGAAGAAGCCAGGAATGGGGGCTACAGAAATGAAGAAAGAGTTGAAGTTCAAGTATGGGATTGATGTCAACTACCACACAGTGTACAAAGGGACAAAGAGAGCATCTGACAAGTTATTTGGTAAGATCAGTGATTCTTTTGATTGGTTGTATAGGTTTAAGGCTGAAATTGAATTGAGATCACCTGGTAGTGTGGTAGAGATAGACACTACAACTGATGAAGAAGGCAAAGTTAGGTTCAGTAGATTTTTCTGTGCATTCAAAGCATGTATAGATGGATTTGTGAATGGCTGCAGGCCTTATATTAGTATGGACTCAACAGCCTTGAATGGCATGTGGAATGGCCACATGCCAGCAGCCTTAGCTTTAGATGGACACAATTGGATGTTTCCTCTTGCATTTGGGTTCTTTGAATCAGAAACAAAGGACAATTGGGTTTGGTTcatgcaacaacttagaaaagcaATTGGACCAATGGATCCTCTAGCCATCTGTACAGATGCATGCAAGGGGTTAGAGTCTGCTGTAAAGCTGGTTTTTCCTCAAGCAGAGATGAGAGAGTGTTTCAGGCATTTAATGGAGAACATGAAGAAGTACTATAGTGGTGATGTATATGGCAAGAACATGTGGCCTGCAGCTAGAGCATACTCTCCACACAAGCACAAGTATTTTTTTGACAAGGTGTTGGCAGCAAGCCAAGGAGTGCAGAAGTGGTTGGATGAGCACCATCCATTTCTTTGGGCAAGAAGTAAGTTTTCACCTGACATCAAGTGTGACTACATAAACAACAATCTAGCTGAAAGTTGGAATTCTTGGATCAAGGAGCATAAGGACCTGCCTCTGCATTGCATGGCAGATGCTATAAGGGAGAAGATAATGGTGTTGTTTGGCAAAAGAAGGAAGATTTCTCTAGCCTTGCCTCAGGGTATATTACCTGCTGTCATTCTTCAGCTGAATGCTGCCTCTAGGGGACTGGGACACATGAACATTACAAAAGGTCACCCAACTGAAGCTGAAGTGACAGAGGTTTACAAAGATGAAGATGTAAGGAGACATGTTGTATACTTACCTCAGAAAATTTGCACTTGTAGGCAGTGGCAGCTAACTGGTAAACCATGTCCACATGCACTGACTGTAATTACAAGCATGAGGCAGCCTGACATGGGCTCATATGTGGACAATTGCTACTCAGTGGCTAAGTTCCAAGCAGCTTATGCTGGAATAATACCAAGCATAACTGATAGGAATCAGTGGCCTGAAGATAAGAAGGGCTACAAAGTGCATGCTCCAGtacagaaagagaagaagaaaaagccTGGAAGGTTGAGGATAAATAGGATTAAACCAGCAAGTGAGACAGGAGGCAGAGCTACTAGGCAAGTGCAGTGCCCAAACTGTAAGGAGTATGGTCACAGGGCTACTAGCTCCAAGTGTCCCCTCAATGGGACTAAGAAAAGGTGCCCTCTCACTGTAAGATGTAACATGCATTAA